One part of the Chlamydiota bacterium genome encodes these proteins:
- a CDS encoding PAS domain-containing protein, with protein MRIRIQSKILASFMAMVALIIALLLFTLFSIRIMADGTRRLVYVQKKSGLITDLQMTLDRAVTALGEYMVSGKKSRRATFIQLVLFYTKNIEALERSSLAGPAGKGTGDARERAAVAALKAEIAVIDRNAREILSLVDRIERAQGHRLIQDVAASVKDALEKKAEGGGGGAPSQELAMLGGLLGVSTRDAQRRLAELEVLSRTISESESRLKELLLQLVEAKDRALEKIAELHELAQREGLQAIGTATLADRRARKISLVGGVIVLACGLVLALYLSRSFSRPISDLDRGARLIGEGDFDHRMVLDTGDELQDLAERFNTMAKRLKASYGELEERVRARTRELEASNLQLRRLFNGISDGISVIDREFRIVNVNDGIAAMVGRNGAELVGGTCHRVYRGSDSPCPGCPVAETFRCGTTSSGEVRWDVPGGKARDVEIFSFPLIEEEGAVTHVIEYAKDVSERKALERKLFQSAKLAGIGTLAAGVAHEIRNPLGIMKASADMIRRGSKEGEQNWELAGFLMEEVDRLNRVVTRLLDFARPSAPNSAPCDLAGILERAVALVGPQHRLQDVEVDRAYAPGIPRVRADGEQLCQVFLNLILNAVQAMSGKGRLSLSTGTGEGETVVASVGDSGGGIVGKDLEQIFDPFFSTKEGGAGLGLAIVYRIVEAHKGRIEVNSTPGKGTTFTVTLPAA; from the coding sequence ATGCGCATCAGGATCCAATCGAAGATACTCGCCAGCTTCATGGCGATGGTCGCCCTGATCATCGCCCTGCTGCTCTTCACGCTCTTCTCGATCCGCATCATGGCCGACGGCACCCGCCGGCTGGTCTACGTGCAGAAGAAGTCGGGGCTCATCACCGACCTCCAGATGACGCTCGACCGGGCGGTCACGGCCCTCGGCGAGTATATGGTCTCGGGGAAGAAGTCGCGCCGGGCGACGTTCATCCAGCTGGTCCTCTTCTACACGAAGAACATCGAGGCGCTCGAGCGGTCCTCCCTCGCGGGCCCGGCGGGGAAAGGGACAGGCGACGCCCGCGAGCGCGCCGCCGTCGCCGCGCTCAAGGCCGAGATCGCCGTCATCGACCGGAACGCCCGCGAGATCCTCTCCCTCGTCGACAGGATAGAGCGGGCGCAGGGGCACCGCCTCATCCAGGATGTCGCCGCCTCGGTGAAGGACGCGCTCGAGAAGAAGGCGGAGGGGGGGGGCGGGGGCGCGCCGTCGCAGGAGCTCGCGATGCTCGGCGGGCTGCTCGGCGTCAGCACCCGCGACGCCCAGCGGCGCCTCGCGGAGCTGGAGGTGCTGAGCCGGACCATCTCGGAGTCCGAGTCGCGCCTGAAGGAGCTCTTGCTCCAGCTCGTCGAGGCGAAGGACCGGGCGCTCGAGAAGATCGCCGAGCTGCATGAGCTGGCCCAGCGGGAGGGGCTCCAGGCGATCGGGACGGCCACGCTCGCCGACCGGCGGGCGAGGAAGATCAGCCTCGTCGGCGGGGTGATCGTCCTCGCCTGCGGGCTGGTGTTGGCGCTCTACCTGTCGCGGTCGTTCTCGCGGCCGATCTCCGATCTCGACCGCGGGGCGCGTCTCATCGGCGAGGGGGACTTCGATCACCGGATGGTGTTGGACACCGGGGACGAGCTGCAGGACCTCGCCGAGCGTTTCAACACGATGGCAAAGAGACTGAAGGCGTCGTACGGCGAGCTCGAGGAGCGCGTCCGCGCACGGACGCGCGAGCTCGAGGCGTCGAACCTGCAGCTGCGCCGGCTCTTCAACGGCATCTCCGACGGCATCTCGGTCATCGACAGGGAATTCCGGATCGTCAACGTCAACGACGGCATCGCCGCCATGGTTGGACGTAACGGCGCGGAGCTTGTCGGCGGCACCTGCCACCGCGTCTACCGGGGGAGCGACAGCCCGTGCCCGGGCTGCCCCGTCGCCGAGACCTTCAGGTGCGGGACGACCTCCTCCGGGGAGGTCCGCTGGGACGTCCCCGGCGGCAAGGCGAGGGACGTGGAGATCTTCAGCTTCCCTCTCATCGAGGAGGAGGGGGCGGTGACGCACGTCATCGAGTACGCCAAGGACGTCAGCGAGAGGAAGGCGCTCGAGCGGAAGCTGTTCCAGTCGGCCAAGCTCGCCGGGATCGGCACCCTCGCCGCGGGCGTGGCGCACGAGATCCGCAACCCGCTGGGGATCATGAAGGCCTCGGCGGACATGATCAGACGGGGCAGCAAAGAGGGGGAGCAGAACTGGGAGCTCGCCGGTTTCCTGATGGAGGAGGTCGACCGTCTGAACCGCGTCGTGACGAGACTCCTCGACTTCGCGCGTCCCTCCGCGCCCAACAGCGCTCCGTGCGACCTCGCCGGGATCCTGGAGCGCGCGGTCGCCCTTGTCGGCCCGCAGCACCGTCTCCAGGACGTGGAGGTGGATCGCGCCTACGCCCCGGGGATCCCGCGCGTGCGCGCCGACGGGGAGCAGCTCTGCCAGGTCTTCCTGAACCTGATCTTGAACGCCGTGCAGGCGATGTCGGGGAAGGGGCGCCTCTCCCTCTCCACCGGAACGGGGGAGGGGGAGACGGTCGTGGCGAGCGTGGGCGACAGCGGCGGCGGCATCGTTGGGAAGGACCTGGAGCAGATCTTCGACCCGTTCTTCTCGACGAAGGAGGGCGGCGCGGGCCTCGGCCTCGCCATCGTCTACCGGATCGTGGAGGCGCACAAGGGGCGGATCGAGGTGAACAGCACGCCGGGCAAGGGGACCACCTTCACGGTGACGCTGCCGGCTGCCTGA
- a CDS encoding sigma-54-dependent Fis family transcriptional regulator — protein MKRRVLVVDDERNMLRLAEMMLGRAGYEPLLASNAAEAIDLLAARRVDLVLTDLKMPGGMSGIDLLREMRRREISTPVVIMTAFGTIKGAVEAMRHGASDFVLKPFDVESIETVIAKVFELEKVKRENVYLREELVRARAAPEIVGASGRMRAIHSLIDRVAPTDASVLLFGETGTGKELLARSIHEKSARREGLFVAVNCAAIPAPLLESELFGHVRGAFTGAAAERTGRFEKADGGSIFFDEIGDMEPALQAKILRVLQEKEFEKVGSNETIIVNVRVIAATNRDLRQMIRDRLFREDLYYRLNVVSITVPPLRERTEDIPALVEQFVAKYSREWGKETAPPPAEVLRALAAYPWPGNVREMQNVIERAVAVNSTGRIGLEDLPPEIVRGAAATPEGGVSPAPPPGLDGAVAALERELIEQALRDSNGVKARAAKLLGISERNLWYKLKKYGIV, from the coding sequence ATGAAGCGGCGGGTGCTGGTGGTGGACGACGAGCGGAACATGCTCCGGTTGGCGGAGATGATGCTGGGACGGGCCGGCTACGAGCCGCTCCTGGCCTCCAACGCCGCGGAGGCGATCGACCTCCTCGCCGCGCGGCGCGTGGACCTCGTGCTGACCGACCTCAAGATGCCGGGCGGGATGAGCGGGATCGACCTGCTCCGGGAGATGCGGCGCCGGGAGATTTCGACCCCGGTGGTCATCATGACCGCCTTCGGTACCATCAAGGGGGCCGTCGAGGCGATGCGGCACGGGGCGAGTGACTTCGTCCTCAAGCCGTTCGACGTCGAGAGCATCGAGACGGTCATCGCGAAGGTCTTCGAACTGGAGAAGGTGAAGCGGGAGAACGTCTACCTCAGGGAGGAGCTCGTCCGCGCCCGCGCGGCCCCCGAGATCGTGGGCGCGAGCGGGAGGATGCGCGCGATCCACTCCCTGATCGACCGTGTCGCCCCCACCGACGCCTCGGTGCTGCTCTTCGGCGAGACCGGCACGGGGAAGGAGCTCCTCGCGCGCTCGATCCATGAAAAAAGCGCGCGGCGGGAGGGGCTCTTCGTGGCGGTGAACTGCGCGGCGATCCCCGCTCCCCTCCTGGAGAGCGAGCTGTTCGGCCATGTGCGCGGGGCGTTCACCGGGGCGGCCGCGGAGCGGACCGGCAGGTTCGAGAAGGCGGACGGGGGCAGCATCTTCTTCGACGAGATCGGGGATATGGAGCCCGCGCTCCAGGCGAAGATACTCCGCGTCCTGCAGGAGAAGGAGTTCGAGAAGGTGGGGAGCAACGAGACGATCATCGTCAACGTGCGCGTGATCGCCGCCACGAACCGGGACCTCCGTCAGATGATCCGGGACCGTCTCTTCCGGGAGGATCTGTACTACCGTTTGAACGTCGTCAGCATCACGGTCCCGCCGCTCCGCGAGCGGACCGAGGATATCCCGGCGCTCGTGGAGCAGTTCGTCGCGAAATATTCGCGGGAGTGGGGCAAGGAGACCGCCCCGCCCCCGGCGGAGGTGCTGCGGGCCCTCGCCGCCTACCCGTGGCCCGGCAACGTCAGGGAGATGCAGAACGTCATCGAACGGGCGGTGGCGGTGAACAGCACCGGCAGGATCGGCCTCGAGGACCTCCCCCCCGAGATCGTCCGGGGCGCCGCCGCGACGCCGGAGGGGGGCGTTTCCCCCGCTCCGCCGCCGGGCCTCGACGGGGCGGTCGCCGCCCTCGAGCGGGAGCTGATCGAACAGGCGCTCCGCGATTCCAACGGGGTGAAGGCACGCGCGGCGAAGCTGCTGGGGATCAGCGAGCGGAACCTGTGGTACAAGCTGAAGAAATACGGTATCGTCTGA
- a CDS encoding nucleotide pyrophosphatase — protein sequence MNGASRRIAFLAAAGICLRATAASAYIGPGAGFAFLGSFVFILGGMLLAVVALLTLPARILLARLRGRKAFRRAAAERVVIVGLDGLDPALASGWMREGKLPNLSALAAEGCFSPLATSNPPISPVAWSSFITGSNPGKHNVFDFLMPDRRNCLPALSSASIEPTRRTLRLGRLRVPLGKPTIRLLRKGVPFWRILGEHGIRSVVLKVPITFPPERFRGMLLSGLCAPDLKGSQGTFAFYTTADPPAGSVTGGCRVRLEGDGPVFETRISGPRDPYGRGFDLSIPMRIEVDAARGLARLRIAGRSHTVRAGTLSDWIPLVFRAPLGTRVRGIAQFFLKQVAPRVELYLSPVNIDPENPALPVSHPRVYASYLAKVVGPFATLGLPQDTWALNEGILTDDAFLQQAYRIHDRLEEIFFHSLKRMRRGMLCCVFDTTDAVQHEFWRYMADGHPALKGGEPPPGPPVIEQLYRRMDGLIGRVRAALGPDDVLMVVSDHGFTLFKRCVNLNRWLFENGYLALKDGASSCGDWFEGVDWERTRAYGFGLSGLYLNLKGRESRGTVTPSEAGALKREIAGRLAGLRDVAGGAEAVAAVYDTAAVYAGPYVENAPDLVVGYAPGFRCSWESVTGRVGAQVFSDNDKAWSADHCIDHRFVPGVFFCSRPAAAEAPRIVDIGPTVLDLFGVAPPAHMDGRPLGVAGKGMRNG from the coding sequence ATGAACGGAGCATCGAGGCGGATCGCCTTTCTGGCCGCCGCGGGCATCTGCCTGCGCGCGACGGCGGCCTCCGCCTACATCGGGCCGGGCGCGGGGTTCGCCTTCCTCGGCTCGTTCGTCTTCATACTGGGGGGGATGCTCCTGGCGGTGGTCGCGCTGCTCACCCTCCCCGCGCGCATCCTCCTGGCGCGCCTGCGCGGCAGGAAGGCGTTCCGGAGGGCCGCGGCGGAGCGGGTCGTCATCGTCGGCCTCGACGGCCTCGACCCCGCCCTCGCGTCGGGGTGGATGCGGGAGGGGAAGCTGCCGAATCTCTCCGCCCTCGCCGCCGAGGGGTGCTTCTCCCCGCTGGCGACCTCGAATCCCCCGATCTCCCCGGTGGCGTGGTCGTCGTTCATCACCGGCTCGAACCCGGGCAAGCACAACGTATTCGATTTCCTGATGCCCGACCGGCGGAACTGCCTCCCCGCCCTCTCCTCCGCCTCGATCGAACCCACGCGGAGGACGCTGCGCCTCGGGCGGCTGCGGGTCCCCCTCGGGAAGCCGACCATCCGGCTCCTCCGGAAAGGGGTCCCGTTCTGGAGGATACTCGGGGAGCACGGGATCCGCAGCGTCGTGCTCAAGGTGCCGATCACCTTCCCCCCGGAGAGATTCCGCGGCATGCTCCTCTCCGGCCTCTGCGCGCCTGATCTCAAGGGCTCCCAGGGGACATTCGCCTTCTACACCACGGCCGACCCTCCCGCCGGCTCCGTCACCGGGGGCTGCCGCGTGCGCCTGGAGGGGGACGGTCCGGTGTTCGAGACGCGCATCTCCGGTCCCCGCGACCCGTACGGGAGGGGGTTCGATTTGTCGATCCCGATGCGGATCGAGGTCGATGCGGCGCGGGGGCTCGCCCGCCTGCGGATAGCCGGACGCTCGCACACGGTGCGGGCGGGGACGCTCTCGGACTGGATCCCTCTCGTCTTCCGCGCCCCGCTCGGCACGCGGGTCCGCGGCATCGCGCAGTTCTTCCTGAAACAGGTTGCCCCGCGCGTGGAGCTCTACCTCTCCCCCGTCAACATCGACCCCGAGAACCCGGCCCTCCCGGTGTCGCACCCGCGCGTCTACGCCTCGTACCTGGCCAAGGTCGTCGGCCCGTTCGCCACGCTGGGGCTCCCGCAGGACACCTGGGCGCTGAACGAGGGGATCCTCACCGACGATGCGTTCCTCCAGCAGGCGTACCGGATCCACGACAGGCTCGAAGAGATCTTCTTCCACTCCCTGAAGAGGATGCGGAGAGGGATGCTCTGCTGCGTCTTCGACACCACCGACGCCGTCCAGCACGAGTTCTGGCGCTACATGGCCGACGGCCACCCGGCGCTGAAGGGAGGGGAGCCCCCCCCCGGCCCCCCGGTGATCGAACAACTGTACCGGAGGATGGACGGCCTGATCGGGAGGGTGCGGGCGGCGCTGGGGCCGGATGACGTGTTGATGGTCGTCTCCGACCACGGCTTCACGCTGTTCAAACGCTGCGTGAACCTGAACCGGTGGCTGTTCGAGAACGGCTACCTCGCCCTCAAGGACGGCGCCTCGTCGTGCGGGGACTGGTTCGAGGGGGTCGACTGGGAGCGGACGAGGGCGTACGGGTTCGGCCTTTCGGGGCTCTACCTCAACCTGAAGGGGCGGGAGAGCCGGGGCACGGTGACGCCGTCGGAGGCGGGGGCGCTGAAGCGGGAGATCGCGGGGAGGCTCGCGGGGCTCAGGGACGTCGCGGGGGGCGCGGAGGCGGTCGCAGCGGTGTACGATACCGCCGCCGTCTACGCCGGCCCCTACGTCGAGAACGCCCCGGACCTCGTGGTGGGGTACGCGCCGGGGTTCCGCTGCTCGTGGGAATCGGTCACCGGCAGGGTCGGCGCGCAGGTCTTCTCGGACAACGACAAGGCGTGGAGCGCCGACCATTGCATCGACCACCGGTTCGTGCCGGGGGTCTTCTTCTGCAGCCGGCCGGCGGCGGCGGAGGCACCGCGCATCGTGGACATCGGCCCGACCGTGCTCGACCTGTTCGGCGTCGCGCCCCCCGCGCACATGGACGGCCGGCCGCTCGGCGTGGCGGGGAAAGGGATGCGGAACGGATGA
- a CDS encoding phosphatase PAP2 family protein: protein MSARVAALLLATSAAVGLGAEESPRPAAPSAAPRRLSPADAEFWRELAPRPADLWGETTETFRGWNLAAVAATAGLAGGLAFLDADMQKPWRDGDRLIGADLCDVGDLVGHPGVQAGVMGLTYTLGQALGDETLAKTGKSMAETMIFTSLATVALKGIFNRERPDGDDHMSFPSWHASATFGNATVLAEYYGWKAAVPAYLVSAFVAWSRVEDNKHFVSDVVAGAAVGCIFGHAVSRYNLRVHPAVSIEPVLLDEGAGVQARARF, encoded by the coding sequence ATGTCGGCGCGTGTGGCGGCGTTGCTGCTCGCGACCTCGGCCGCCGTCGGCCTCGGGGCCGAGGAGTCGCCGCGCCCGGCCGCCCCGTCCGCCGCCCCCCGGCGGCTCAGCCCCGCGGACGCGGAGTTCTGGCGGGAGCTCGCCCCGCGGCCGGCCGACCTCTGGGGGGAGACCACGGAGACGTTCAGGGGCTGGAACCTCGCCGCGGTCGCCGCGACCGCGGGGCTCGCGGGGGGGCTCGCCTTCCTCGACGCCGACATGCAGAAACCGTGGCGCGACGGCGACAGGCTGATCGGCGCCGACCTCTGCGACGTCGGCGACCTGGTCGGGCACCCGGGGGTCCAGGCCGGCGTGATGGGCCTCACCTACACGCTCGGCCAGGCGCTCGGCGACGAGACGCTCGCCAAAACCGGGAAGTCGATGGCGGAGACGATGATCTTCACCTCCCTCGCCACGGTCGCCCTCAAGGGGATCTTCAACCGCGAACGGCCCGACGGCGACGACCATATGTCGTTCCCCTCGTGGCACGCCTCCGCGACCTTCGGGAACGCCACCGTCCTCGCGGAGTACTACGGGTGGAAGGCGGCGGTCCCGGCGTACCTCGTCTCGGCGTTCGTCGCCTGGAGCCGGGTCGAGGACAACAAGCATTTCGTGAGCGACGTGGTGGCGGGCGCCGCCGTGGGCTGCATCTTCGGGCACGCGGTGTCGCGCTACAACCTCAGGGTCCATCCGGCCGTCTCGATCGAACCGGTGCTGCTGGATGAGGGGGCCGGCGTCCAGGCCCGCGCGCGGTTCTGA